ACCCTACACTTGTCCCATGGAGCCGCTTCGTGAAGTCATTGCTATGGCTGTCACAGAGGATATCCCGCTACATATTCATCTGGCTGAGACAAAGGAAGAAGTTGTGAAGATTCGTGAGCGCTATGGCATGACACCGACGGAGTATTTGGAAGAGGCGGGTATGTTCGAACAGGCACATGTGTTGCTTGCGCATGGTGTACACCTCAATCGCAGGGACATCGGCAGATTGAAGGGCATGCGCGGCGGTGTAGCACATAACCCAGTCAGCAATCTGAAGCTGGGGTGTGGAATTGCTCCAATTACCGAGATGTTGGCTCAGGGAATTAACGTGGGAATCGGAACGGATGGAGCGGGAAGTGCCACAACCGTGGATATGTTCGAGGAGATCAAAGCCGCGACCTGGTTGCAAAAGCTGGACTATGGCGATCCCACTCGCTTGCCAGCCAAGGACGTACTAAGCATGGCTACACGTGGAAGTGCTAGTCTGCTTGGTCTACAGGATGAAGTGGGTATGCTTGAGGTGGGGGGCAAAGCTGATCTGATCCTGATCGATCTGGCGAAACCACATCTTCAACCGGTACATGAGGTAGAATCGTTACTGGCTTACAGCGTAAATGGGGCGGACGTGGACACCACGATCGTGAATGGTCAGATCCTCATGAGAGGCAGAAAGCTGCTCACGATTGATGAGGATGAACTTTACCGTGAGGTGAAGGTTAGAGCCAAACGGATTGTTGAGGGAATTTAATTTTAGGTGAATATGATCCGAACTGGAAAAAGATTTGTGTTCAAAACGCTATGGAGGCTTACTCCATGGCGTTTTTTGTCGAATTGAAACTGGAAGTAGTTCCATGGTCCTGTTCAGAATCGGTTCAGAATGGGTCGTTATACTGAGCATGTAGTTGTTCAAATTTGAAATGTATACGAGGAGGAACATGAATT
This Paenibacillus xylanexedens DNA region includes the following protein-coding sequences:
- a CDS encoding amidohydrolase, with protein sequence MSILIQQATILTMKDADAPFTGDIRVEGDRITHIADHILPHPQDEIIDGRNKVAMPGLINAHQHTPMSLLRGFSDDLKLMDWLERKMLPAEARMNPEDIYWGAKLSIAEMIRSGTTAFADMYIHMNEIAEAVKQTGMRASLTRGMVFMEEDGGRRLQEAIDLVQRWSGAAEGRITTMYGPHSPYTCPMEPLREVIAMAVTEDIPLHIHLAETKEEVVKIRERYGMTPTEYLEEAGMFEQAHVLLAHGVHLNRRDIGRLKGMRGGVAHNPVSNLKLGCGIAPITEMLAQGINVGIGTDGAGSATTVDMFEEIKAATWLQKLDYGDPTRLPAKDVLSMATRGSASLLGLQDEVGMLEVGGKADLILIDLAKPHLQPVHEVESLLAYSVNGADVDTTIVNGQILMRGRKLLTIDEDELYREVKVRAKRIVEGI